The Cystobacter fuscus DSM 2262 genomic sequence AAGCTCGTCGCTCCGCCGTTCGCCACCGAACTCGCCGCGCTCCTCCCGGCCCTGGAGGGGTATGTGCCGGTCAACATGACTCCCGACCGCTTGGAGCATTTCCGGGCGTTGAAGATGCCGACCATCGAGGAGCTCATCGGCGATCTGCCCGTCCAGTGCGTCGACTACACGATCCCCGGCTACCAGGGGGTCGACATCGTCGTCTCGGTGATCTCACGCAAGGACCACCACGAGCCCGGCCCCGGTATCTACAACATCCACGGGGGCGGCATGGTCATGTGCAACCGGTTCGCGGCGGTCCACCCGCTGGTGGACTGGGCCATGAAGCACGACGCGGTGGGCGTCACGGTCGAGTACCGTCTGGCTCCCGAGCACCCCCACCCGATCCCCGTCGAGGACTGTTATGCTGGCCTCGAATGGATGGCGAAGCATGCCGGGGAGCTGGGGTTCGATCCCGACCGTCTGGTCATCTTCGGCGGCAGCGGAGGCGGCGGGCTCGCGGCGGGCAGCACGTTGCTGGCGCGCGACCGCAAGGGACCGAAGCTGGCCGGACAGTTGCTCCAGTGCCCGATGATCGATGACCGCAACGAGACGGTCTCCTCCTACCAGTACCAGGGCACCGGCGTCTGGGACCGCACCAGCAACCTGACCGCCTGGACGGCGGTGCTCGGCGACCGGCGGGGCACCGACAGCGTGTCTCCCTACGCCGCGCCCGCTCGCGCCACGGACCTGAGCGGTCTGCCGCCCACGTTCATCGACGTCGGTGCCGCCGAGGTGTTCCGTGACGAGGCCGTGGCCTACGCCAGCGCCATCTGGGCCGCGGGGGGCAACTGCGAACTCCACGTCTGGGGCGGCGCCTTCCACGGGTTCTACGACATCGCACCCCAGTCAAAACTCGCCCAGGCCTGCATCGCC encodes the following:
- a CDS encoding alpha/beta hydrolase, producing MKSKLVAPPFATELAALLPALEGYVPVNMTPDRLEHFRALKMPTIEELIGDLPVQCVDYTIPGYQGVDIVVSVISRKDHHEPGPGIYNIHGGGMVMCNRFAAVHPLVDWAMKHDAVGVTVEYRLAPEHPHPIPVEDCYAGLEWMAKHAGELGFDPDRLVIFGGSGGGGLAAGSTLLARDRKGPKLAGQLLQCPMIDDRNETVSSYQYQGTGVWDRTSNLTAWTAVLGDRRGTDSVSPYAAPARATDLSGLPPTFIDVGAAEVFRDEAVAYASAIWAAGGNCELHVWGGAFHGFYDIAPQSKLAQACIAAREAWLTRLLAR